From a single Pirellulaceae bacterium genomic region:
- a CDS encoding DNA-directed RNA polymerase subunit omega translates to MLEALKEEEIVNKVGGRFKLSTLIQKRLVQLNRGSRPLVDTTSTDKMEIVLQEIMQDKIFLSAAGEMAIVGERDGGDLLDMDSIEL, encoded by the coding sequence ATGCTCGAAGCACTTAAAGAAGAAGAAATCGTCAACAAAGTTGGCGGTCGTTTTAAGCTATCTACACTAATCCAGAAGCGGCTGGTACAGCTGAATCGTGGCAGCCGGCCTTTGGTCGATACCACGTCAACCGACAAGATGGAGATCGTTTTGCAGGAAATTATGCAGGACAAAATCTTCCTCAGCGCCGCCGGCGAAATGGCAATTGTTGGCGAGCGTGATGGAGGCGATTTATTGGACATGGACAGTATCGAGCTGTAG
- the gmk gene encoding guanylate kinase has product MSGPSGAGKSTVVRGLLQHCPLPIQLSVSVTTRSPRPGEVSGREYHFVSREKFQQLRAEDAFLECKEVFGCGDWYGTLRSTVTDGLAVGNWVLLEIDVQGALSVLEQYPQAISIFIHPGSLSELEQRLRGRGTDSEQAIARRLEVAAQELLALPRYRYEIVNHQVEQSVTQICQLLQQLSQETTHARST; this is encoded by the coding sequence ATGTCTGGGCCGTCGGGGGCTGGCAAGAGCACCGTGGTTCGCGGGCTATTGCAGCACTGCCCATTACCAATCCAACTGAGTGTGTCGGTGACAACTCGTTCGCCCAGACCCGGTGAAGTTTCAGGCCGAGAATACCATTTTGTGTCCCGTGAAAAATTTCAACAATTGCGTGCCGAGGATGCTTTTTTGGAGTGCAAAGAGGTGTTTGGTTGCGGCGATTGGTACGGTACGCTGCGCAGCACGGTGACCGACGGGTTGGCCGTCGGCAACTGGGTTTTATTGGAAATCGACGTGCAAGGCGCGTTGTCGGTCCTGGAGCAGTACCCACAAGCGATTAGTATTTTTATTCACCCCGGATCGTTAAGCGAGTTAGAGCAACGGCTACGTGGCCGAGGCACAGACAGCGAGCAAGCTATCGCTCGACGGCTAGAGGTTGCCGCCCAAGAGCTGCTAGCGCTTCCCAGATATCGCTATGAAATCGTGAATCACCAAGTCGAACAGTCGGTTACACAAATTTGTCAGCTATTACAGCAACTCAGTCAGGAGACGACACATGCTCGAAGCACTTAA
- a CDS encoding YicC family protein, with protein MTGQGEGRAQYPGGGTIAVEVRSVNHRHLKISLRTAAGLGGIEPAIESQIRSQLHRGSVQVNVHWIGRTTLDLYHIQLPVVQSYIRQCQNVGEQLGFEPTIQWSELVNLPGVITEAMEHREECPELEQCVLHAVSEALNDLQRMRASEGGAMARELQRLIGAMEQALDNIQQRAPHVLAEYRQRLKQRVIKVLADAAVGSDAAAGDTAAAVTVSDSDLLRELVLISDKSDIREEIVRLRSHFQQFSDLLVSSESQGRRLDFLIQEMFRESNTIGSKAADAHIARQVVELKTLMEQARELVQNVE; from the coding sequence ATGACCGGACAAGGCGAAGGTCGCGCGCAGTACCCAGGCGGCGGGACAATTGCGGTCGAAGTGCGATCGGTCAACCATCGTCACTTAAAGATCAGTCTGCGCACCGCTGCCGGACTGGGCGGAATTGAACCCGCTATTGAATCACAAATTCGATCGCAACTCCATCGTGGTTCAGTTCAAGTGAATGTTCACTGGATTGGTCGCACGACGTTAGACTTGTATCATATCCAATTGCCAGTCGTACAAAGTTACATTCGCCAATGCCAAAACGTGGGCGAGCAATTGGGTTTCGAACCAACGATTCAATGGTCCGAACTGGTTAATCTGCCGGGTGTAATCACTGAGGCCATGGAGCATCGCGAAGAGTGCCCAGAGCTTGAGCAATGTGTCTTGCATGCGGTGTCCGAGGCGCTCAACGACTTGCAGCGCATGCGCGCCAGCGAAGGCGGTGCCATGGCTCGAGAGCTTCAACGATTGATCGGTGCGATGGAGCAGGCACTCGACAACATTCAACAACGCGCTCCGCACGTGTTAGCCGAATACCGCCAGCGCCTTAAGCAAAGAGTGATTAAAGTTCTGGCCGATGCAGCCGTCGGGAGTGACGCAGCGGCGGGTGACACAGCAGCCGCTGTGACCGTTTCCGACAGCGATTTACTACGAGAACTGGTTCTAATCAGTGACAAATCGGATATTCGCGAAGAGATTGTCAGGCTCCGCAGCCACTTTCAGCAGTTTTCCGATCTGCTGGTGAGTTCCGAAAGCCAGGGCCGCCGACTAGACTTTTTGATTCAGGAAATGTTTCGCGAGTCCAACACCATCGGATCGAAGGCCGCCGACGCACACATTGCGCGGCAGGTCGTCGAGCTGAAGACCTTGATGGAGCAGGCCCGAGAATTAGTTCAGAACGTGGAGTGA
- the secG gene encoding preprotein translocase subunit SecG: MLLGLLSHYFFGISIFLTSLFLILLVLVQRGRGGGIAGALGGAGGQSAFGTKAGDLFTRITVGAATVWIVLCCAAIFFLKGQAFTTGVKETSAAAGSLSGIGEAASVQPAAPSINQPADSPAAAQTPTDATAATDQNADDDTTTSGQTTESEPAAAVEGATSPAAQAAPAAATEGNE; the protein is encoded by the coding sequence ATGTTATTGGGTCTCTTGTCGCACTACTTTTTTGGTATTTCCATCTTCTTGACGTCACTGTTTTTGATTCTGCTGGTGTTGGTTCAGCGAGGTCGCGGCGGTGGAATTGCAGGGGCTTTAGGAGGTGCCGGTGGTCAAAGCGCCTTTGGTACCAAGGCCGGTGACCTGTTTACGCGAATCACAGTCGGAGCAGCTACCGTATGGATCGTCCTGTGCTGTGCGGCCATCTTTTTCCTTAAAGGTCAGGCATTTACAACAGGCGTCAAAGAGACGTCGGCAGCTGCGGGCAGCCTCAGCGGGATTGGTGAGGCAGCGTCGGTGCAGCCCGCCGCCCCGTCCATCAATCAACCGGCGGATTCGCCTGCTGCAGCACAAACGCCCACCGATGCCACAGCTGCGACTGACCAGAACGCCGATGATGATACAACTACCAGCGGCCAGACAACGGAAAGTGAACCAGCGGCCGCAGTGGAAGGTGCAACGAGCCCAGCGGCCCAGGCCGCTCCTGCTGCGGCTACCGAGGGCAACGAATGA
- the tpiA gene encoding triose-phosphate isomerase, producing the protein MGQKAVVCRQFGPRRNPARRLDYYFLESGVNRIANTPPVVRHATPPPLAKFECGGPVLRKPLIAGNWKMNLLRDSGLKLVRALAEQLPPPEQVAVAVCPPNVYLSDIASALRGSSIALGAQNMYHESEGAFTGEVSGQMLLDVGCRYVIVGHSERRQFFGDTDVTVNQKTIAALSIGLTPIVCVGETLEQRESGQTAQTIETQTRGSLAGLTSQQAGNLVIAYEPVWAIGTGRTATPEQAEEVHAQIRSLLTELWGVGTANTVGILYGGSVKADNASLLLGQPNIDGALVGGASLKADSFAAICAAGCRMTVAAG; encoded by the coding sequence ATGGGTCAGAAGGCTGTCGTTTGTCGTCAGTTTGGACCTCGACGAAATCCGGCTCGAAGGCTAGATTACTATTTCCTTGAATCTGGGGTTAACAGAATCGCTAATACACCGCCAGTCGTGCGGCACGCGACACCCCCTCCTTTGGCGAAATTTGAGTGTGGAGGCCCGGTCTTGAGAAAACCGCTGATTGCCGGAAATTGGAAGATGAATCTGCTGCGAGATAGCGGCCTGAAATTGGTGCGTGCGTTAGCTGAGCAGCTCCCACCTCCTGAACAGGTCGCGGTCGCGGTATGTCCCCCCAACGTCTATTTAAGTGACATCGCGTCGGCCCTGCGCGGCAGTAGTATCGCTCTGGGTGCCCAGAATATGTACCACGAGTCCGAGGGCGCGTTTACCGGCGAGGTCAGCGGGCAGATGCTGCTAGACGTCGGCTGTCGCTATGTGATCGTTGGTCATAGCGAACGGCGCCAGTTCTTCGGCGATACAGATGTCACGGTCAATCAAAAAACGATTGCGGCGCTGAGCATCGGCTTGACCCCAATCGTGTGCGTTGGCGAAACGCTCGAGCAACGCGAGAGCGGACAGACCGCACAGACCATTGAGACACAAACTCGCGGCTCGCTGGCCGGCTTGACCAGTCAGCAGGCTGGGAACTTGGTGATTGCTTACGAGCCGGTATGGGCAATTGGCACAGGCCGAACTGCCACACCAGAGCAGGCCGAAGAAGTGCACGCTCAAATTCGCTCGCTGCTTACCGAACTCTGGGGCGTTGGCACTGCCAACACTGTTGGAATATTGTACGGCGGTAGCGTCAAGGCTGACAACGCCTCACTGTTGCTGGGCCAACCTAACATCGATGGAGCGCTGGTAGGCGGGGCTTCGCTGAAGGCCGACTCGTTCGCAGCAATTTGCGCTGCCGGGTGCAGAATGACGGTGGCCGCTGGTTAG
- a CDS encoding fused MFS/spermidine synthase has product MKHRDKPRHAPTEVSSSKRNWTWRQAAFLLTTFVGSFLLFQIQPLIGKLILPWFGGTASVWTMCLLFFQTVLFAGYLYAHLTSVYLKPRVQVVMHCMVVVAAIGTLPILPSDTWRATATVDPSFGVLQVLAFSVGLPYFLLATNAPLVQRWWAMVVGASAYQLYSLSNAGSLLALLTYTLIAERLLGTRMISFVWTVLFVFLGVLLFRCLLWVWQTPQTKASPAVPLADNTRHQRQWTTGSQEVAVTVAGPTWTRRAIWLFLAATGTTVLMSMTTYLCQDIASVPIMWLAPLTLYLLSFILCFGASNWYRRLWFMPILTILSFVAAMIYGQLFSSVPTSFLLTINLLALFCAFMVVHGELERSKPAVEHLTQYFLYISGGGMLGGFYVGLVAPLLYPDYYELPLVMIVIGLIPIAILHLEAQSPLHRGRRAWAWAIIVAIFGCHGLVWSYGYLQRYQMVWSTGRNFYGVLKVAVRPLSTTPPLLYVSLMNGHITHGGQLAKISVEGDLSNIEMLPTPTTYYGETSGIGRVFRATQGGRPRRIAAVGLGVGTLGAYAQKNDQFRFYEINHKVVELAEDPFTYLAEIKKSQAEYEVVMGDARLSLESETPQNFDIIAVDAFSGDSIPVHLITREAADVYLRHLASDGILAFHISNRYVDLTGVLYDIAIHNRLELAYHLDTADVSLQQYMSEWVLIRRPSKQQNIPELQFYPTSMLNGKQIVWTDDRSSLLEAMK; this is encoded by the coding sequence ATGAAACACCGTGACAAACCGAGGCACGCGCCCACCGAAGTTTCGAGTTCCAAACGAAACTGGACATGGCGTCAGGCGGCGTTCCTGCTAACAACTTTTGTGGGTTCTTTCCTGCTCTTTCAGATTCAACCGTTGATTGGCAAGCTGATCTTGCCATGGTTCGGTGGCACCGCTTCGGTATGGACGATGTGCCTACTGTTTTTTCAGACGGTGTTGTTTGCCGGATATCTTTACGCTCACTTAACGAGTGTGTATCTCAAGCCGCGAGTTCAAGTTGTCATGCACTGCATGGTGGTCGTGGCGGCGATAGGTACGCTGCCTATTTTGCCGTCTGACACTTGGCGAGCCACGGCGACCGTCGATCCCTCATTTGGAGTTCTGCAAGTATTGGCATTCAGCGTAGGGCTGCCCTACTTCTTATTAGCAACCAACGCCCCCCTAGTACAGCGTTGGTGGGCGATGGTTGTAGGAGCCTCTGCCTATCAGCTCTACTCACTTTCCAACGCTGGTTCACTGTTGGCACTGTTAACTTACACGTTGATCGCAGAAAGACTGCTTGGAACCAGAATGATCTCGTTCGTCTGGACTGTGCTGTTCGTGTTCTTGGGCGTTTTGCTGTTCCGATGCCTGCTGTGGGTCTGGCAAACACCGCAGACAAAAGCCTCGCCAGCAGTGCCCCTCGCGGACAACACTCGTCACCAGCGCCAATGGACCACAGGCTCCCAAGAGGTTGCGGTGACTGTCGCTGGGCCAACGTGGACGCGGCGGGCCATTTGGTTGTTTCTGGCAGCCACGGGCACTACCGTGCTTATGTCCATGACCACCTACCTGTGTCAAGACATTGCCAGCGTGCCGATTATGTGGTTAGCTCCGCTGACGCTTTACCTTCTCAGTTTCATCCTCTGCTTTGGGGCCAGCAATTGGTACCGCAGACTCTGGTTCATGCCAATCCTGACGATACTCAGTTTCGTGGCGGCAATGATCTATGGCCAGCTTTTCTCCAGCGTACCAACGTCATTTTTGCTGACCATTAATCTACTGGCGCTGTTCTGTGCTTTCATGGTCGTTCATGGGGAATTGGAGCGATCCAAACCGGCAGTCGAGCATTTGACACAGTACTTCCTGTACATTTCTGGCGGTGGAATGTTAGGAGGCTTCTACGTTGGATTGGTAGCACCACTGCTCTATCCCGATTACTACGAACTACCATTGGTGATGATCGTTATTGGCCTGATTCCAATAGCCATTCTGCATTTAGAGGCTCAATCGCCACTGCATCGTGGCCGCCGCGCATGGGCCTGGGCAATTATTGTCGCTATCTTTGGCTGCCACGGATTGGTTTGGTCCTATGGATATTTGCAACGCTACCAGATGGTATGGAGTACGGGGCGCAATTTCTACGGAGTCCTGAAAGTCGCCGTTCGTCCCCTCTCTACGACGCCGCCGTTGCTGTACGTTTCCTTGATGAACGGACACATCACGCACGGTGGTCAACTAGCCAAGATATCTGTAGAGGGCGACCTGTCGAACATCGAAATGCTCCCCACGCCGACTACGTACTACGGTGAGACATCGGGGATTGGCCGAGTTTTCCGGGCTACTCAGGGCGGCCGGCCTCGACGGATCGCGGCGGTAGGTCTGGGTGTTGGAACCCTTGGAGCTTATGCGCAAAAAAATGATCAGTTTCGGTTTTACGAAATCAATCACAAAGTTGTAGAATTGGCTGAAGATCCATTCACTTACTTAGCAGAAATCAAAAAATCCCAAGCTGAGTATGAAGTGGTGATGGGCGATGCTCGACTTTCGCTCGAGTCCGAAACGCCGCAGAACTTTGACATCATTGCAGTCGATGCGTTCTCCGGTGATTCCATTCCCGTCCACTTGATCACGCGCGAGGCTGCCGACGTTTATCTCAGACATCTGGCTTCGGATGGCATTCTGGCTTTTCACATTTCCAACCGATACGTAGATCTGACGGGTGTACTATACGATATTGCCATACACAATCGGCTGGAGCTAGCGTACCACCTGGATACTGCCGATGTCAGCCTACAGCAATACATGAGTGAATGGGTGCTGATCCGACGTCCCTCAAAACAACAGAATATTCCCGAACTCCAGTTCTACCCGACATCCATGCTGAATGGTAAACAGATTGTATGGACTGATGATCGTAGCAGTCTGTTAGAGGCTATGAAATGA
- a CDS encoding sugar phosphate isomerase/epimerase — protein MPKSAITISLVPEARGGPFVFWDDFERACSEASRIGLDAVEVFAPDGETIRQLPIKTVLEYPLQIAAFGTGAGMVKYGLSLSHSDTSHRQRAQQFVRSMIHAAATWNAPVIVGSMQGRWTAECDCARALAFLRDSLNQLGQAAYDLGISLFFEPLNRYETNMVNTIDDAVALIQSLDVRNVKLLVDLFHANIEEPNIAGSLIEALPYIGHIHLADSNRRAAGYGHIDYQPIADAICAGGYQGYLSAEVLPLPDSVSAAEMTMQTFRKFFSTT, from the coding sequence ATGCCCAAATCAGCCATAACAATTAGTTTGGTTCCCGAGGCCCGAGGTGGGCCGTTTGTATTTTGGGATGATTTCGAACGAGCTTGCAGTGAAGCATCTCGGATCGGTTTGGACGCGGTTGAAGTTTTCGCACCCGACGGTGAGACGATTCGGCAATTGCCAATCAAGACAGTGCTGGAATATCCATTGCAAATCGCTGCGTTCGGGACGGGAGCAGGCATGGTTAAGTATGGGTTGTCGTTGAGCCACTCAGATACCTCGCATCGTCAGCGGGCACAGCAGTTTGTTCGTTCAATGATCCATGCAGCGGCAACCTGGAACGCTCCGGTCATTGTCGGTTCTATGCAAGGGCGGTGGACTGCAGAGTGCGATTGCGCCCGAGCACTGGCTTTTTTGCGAGATTCACTTAACCAGCTCGGACAGGCGGCCTATGACCTGGGTATTAGTCTGTTTTTCGAACCACTGAATCGATATGAAACCAATATGGTGAACACGATTGACGACGCAGTAGCGCTGATTCAGTCATTGGATGTGCGGAATGTCAAACTGCTAGTGGATTTATTCCACGCCAACATCGAAGAGCCGAACATAGCCGGTTCGTTAATCGAAGCGCTGCCGTATATTGGCCATATTCATTTGGCAGATTCCAATCGACGGGCTGCAGGGTATGGACACATCGACTATCAACCGATTGCCGATGCGATTTGCGCTGGAGGCTACCAGGGCTATCTGTCGGCTGAAGTCTTGCCACTGCCAGATTCGGTTTCCGCCGCTGAAATGACGATGCAAACCTTCCGAAAGTTTTTTTCAACCACCTAG
- a CDS encoding RbsD/FucU family protein, with product MLKTPLLHPQILSAIAKAGHHAKILIADGNYPASTKKGPNAELVSLQLTPGVPTVAQVLAPLLKALPIDHIHTMGIDPGDPYALTDDPAVWTTYRSILKQSGFAGDLEPIMKWDFYDAVMSPDHVLTIQTADQATWANLLLLVGVRS from the coding sequence ATGCTCAAAACTCCACTGTTGCATCCTCAAATACTGTCGGCAATCGCCAAAGCGGGACATCATGCCAAGATACTGATCGCCGACGGCAACTATCCAGCTTCAACCAAGAAGGGACCGAACGCGGAACTCGTATCCTTGCAGTTAACTCCAGGGGTGCCAACCGTTGCCCAAGTGCTGGCGCCGCTGCTAAAAGCCTTGCCGATCGATCACATTCACACAATGGGAATCGACCCCGGCGATCCATACGCGCTGACAGATGATCCGGCGGTATGGACGACCTATCGTTCGATCTTAAAGCAATCAGGATTTGCAGGAGACCTTGAGCCAATTATGAAGTGGGACTTTTATGACGCCGTCATGTCGCCCGATCACGTGCTGACAATTCAGACTGCGGATCAAGCAACGTGGGCCAACTTACTGTTGCTGGTTGGAGTTCGCAGCTGA
- a CDS encoding amidohydrolase family protein codes for MRIDAHQHFWTYDSLDYPWIPRNQVSRARQPTGLDTHFDSNRTLDRDFLPLDLWPLLSAAGLDGCIAVQARQSLRENDFLISLADEHDFILGVVGWIDLRSDQAGKQAQEFAKHPKAVGVRHVVQDELQPMFMAGEAFRRGIASLKHFDLIYDILIYEHQLPDAIALAAAFPDQQFVVDHIAKPKIKWATLDPWRSLIKKLAGFSNVVVKLSGMVTEADHAHWSVEQLDPYWQVILEAFTPSRILFGSDWPVARLASSYQRWITVVREWLVALSDSERAAIWGQNAHRVYFQ; via the coding sequence ATGCGTATTGATGCTCATCAGCACTTTTGGACCTACGATTCGCTGGACTATCCCTGGATTCCACGGAATCAGGTCAGCCGCGCCCGCCAGCCGACTGGACTGGACACCCATTTCGACTCTAACCGCACTTTGGATCGAGATTTCCTTCCACTAGATTTGTGGCCGCTGCTGAGTGCCGCTGGCCTGGATGGCTGCATTGCCGTTCAGGCCCGTCAATCGCTACGGGAAAACGATTTTCTAATATCGCTAGCAGATGAGCATGATTTTATACTGGGTGTCGTCGGCTGGATTGACTTGCGTTCGGATCAGGCCGGCAAGCAGGCACAGGAATTCGCCAAGCATCCCAAGGCCGTTGGCGTTCGTCATGTCGTTCAAGATGAACTTCAGCCGATGTTCATGGCCGGGGAAGCGTTCCGGCGAGGCATCGCTTCCCTGAAGCATTTCGATTTGATCTACGACATTCTGATCTATGAACATCAGCTCCCAGACGCGATTGCTCTGGCGGCAGCGTTTCCGGACCAGCAGTTTGTGGTTGACCATATCGCAAAACCGAAGATCAAGTGGGCAACACTCGATCCTTGGCGATCCCTGATTAAAAAGTTGGCCGGGTTTTCCAATGTAGTTGTTAAATTATCGGGGATGGTAACAGAAGCCGATCATGCGCATTGGAGCGTTGAGCAGCTGGATCCATACTGGCAAGTGATTCTGGAGGCGTTCACACCCAGTCGCATACTGTTTGGCTCCGACTGGCCGGTGGCCCGCCTGGCCTCCAGTTATCAGCGCTGGATCACCGTCGTCCGAGAGTGGCTTGTTGCTCTCAGCGACTCAGAACGTGCGGCTATCTGGGGACAGAACGCGCACAGGGTTTACTTCCAATAA
- a CDS encoding aldo/keto reductase — MSYTIPTRPLGKTGLELPILSFGASSLGAEFRSVDLNEVFASVRVALELGMNFIDTSPYYGRGMSEILLGIALKDVPRDSYLLCTKLGRYDAGHFDFSPRRVAESVDVSLHRLRTDHVDIILCHDIEFVPLPQIVNETLPALRKLQQSGKVRYVGISGYPMKIFSTIAAQAELDCILSYNQYTLQNTRLVDDIVPLMKLKNIGVMNAGPFAARLLTNAPLPIWHRDSKTVQQTARLAAEHCQSRGVDIAQLALQYACSHPDLATTITGSANPNNIRKWAQWLEQPIDTELLGEVLGILEPVHNVSHQEGLAENN; from the coding sequence ATGAGCTATACCATCCCTACCAGACCCCTCGGAAAAACCGGGCTGGAACTGCCCATCTTGAGCTTCGGCGCGTCGTCGCTGGGGGCCGAGTTTCGCAGCGTAGACCTGAACGAAGTTTTCGCCAGCGTGCGCGTTGCACTGGAGCTTGGTATGAATTTCATTGATACCTCACCCTACTATGGTCGCGGCATGTCTGAGATTCTGCTGGGCATCGCCCTCAAGGATGTTCCACGAGATTCTTATTTGCTGTGTACGAAACTTGGACGCTATGACGCAGGACACTTCGACTTTTCACCTCGGCGCGTTGCGGAAAGTGTCGATGTGAGTCTGCATCGGCTCCGCACCGACCATGTGGATATCATTTTGTGTCACGACATCGAATTCGTGCCGCTGCCACAGATTGTTAATGAGACGTTGCCGGCCTTGCGTAAATTGCAACAGTCTGGCAAGGTTCGCTATGTAGGAATCAGTGGTTATCCCATGAAAATCTTTAGTACCATCGCGGCGCAGGCCGAGCTGGACTGCATCCTGTCGTACAACCAATACACGCTGCAGAATACTCGGCTGGTCGACGACATCGTGCCGCTGATGAAGCTTAAGAATATTGGAGTTATGAACGCAGGTCCGTTCGCTGCCCGACTGCTGACCAATGCACCGCTGCCGATTTGGCATCGCGACTCGAAGACGGTTCAGCAGACAGCGAGATTGGCCGCCGAGCATTGCCAAAGCCGAGGAGTTGACATTGCGCAATTGGCGCTGCAGTACGCGTGTAGCCATCCCGATTTGGCGACGACAATTACCGGTAGCGCCAACCCCAACAATATCCGCAAGTGGGCTCAGTGGCTTGAGCAGCCGATCGACACAGAGTTGCTGGGAGAGGTTCTGGGCATCCTGGAGCCGGTACACAATGTGAGTCATCAAGAAGGGCTGGCAGAGAACAACTGA
- a CDS encoding zinc-binding alcohol dehydrogenase family protein, whose translation MKALQISAAKSWSFVDIPEPGRPEPSQALVRVHRMGVCGTDIACYLGKFPYFAFPRIPGHELGVEVLEVGQAVGHLRPGMRCCVEPYLNCGQCDACLRGHTNCCEHNQTYGVMCDGGLTDQVILPANKLHPVGELSYSQAALIETLAIGCHAVNRAAPQLGENVLVIGAGPIGLSVIEFAKLTGANVMVADVNPSRLEFVQQSMKLPNVIRFQGDQTDEIAVRQRGGGRLADIVIDATGNARSMVRAFEFAVFAGRVVYVGITQERLEFAHSPILHRRELTLLASRNALPSDFSRIIGLIQNRTIDTQPWMTHQADFDDVPKVFDSWLDPESKVIKAIIRVNT comes from the coding sequence ATGAAGGCCTTGCAAATCAGCGCCGCAAAATCATGGTCGTTCGTCGACATCCCCGAGCCCGGGAGACCCGAGCCCAGCCAGGCGCTGGTGCGTGTCCATCGCATGGGGGTCTGTGGCACGGATATCGCCTGCTATCTCGGCAAGTTTCCCTACTTTGCATTTCCGAGGATTCCTGGCCATGAATTGGGCGTGGAGGTTTTGGAAGTAGGCCAGGCAGTTGGCCACCTGCGCCCCGGCATGCGTTGTTGTGTCGAACCCTATCTGAATTGTGGACAATGCGACGCCTGCTTGCGAGGACACACCAACTGTTGCGAGCACAATCAGACCTACGGCGTGATGTGCGATGGAGGGTTAACAGATCAAGTCATCCTGCCCGCCAACAAACTACATCCGGTGGGAGAGCTGAGCTATTCTCAGGCCGCGCTGATTGAGACGCTGGCCATCGGTTGTCATGCGGTGAATCGCGCCGCCCCGCAGCTAGGTGAAAACGTGTTGGTGATTGGAGCTGGGCCGATTGGTTTGTCGGTCATTGAATTTGCCAAGCTCACCGGTGCCAATGTCATGGTAGCCGATGTTAACCCAAGTCGCCTGGAATTTGTCCAGCAGTCGATGAAGCTTCCCAATGTGATTCGCTTCCAGGGAGACCAAACCGACGAAATCGCAGTTCGACAGCGTGGCGGCGGAAGACTAGCAGACATCGTCATCGACGCCACAGGCAACGCCCGCAGCATGGTCCGCGCCTTTGAGTTCGCTGTGTTTGCGGGGCGAGTCGTATATGTGGGCATCACCCAGGAGCGGCTTGAATTTGCACATTCGCCAATCTTACACCGTCGCGAGCTTACACTGCTCGCCAGCCGCAACGCATTACCGTCAGACTTTTCGCGGATTATCGGTTTGATTCAGAATCGCACCATCGACACTCAGCCTTGGATGACTCACCAAGCCGACTTCGATGACGTCCCCAAAGTATTCGACTCTTGGCTTGATCCCGAGTCGAAAGTCATCAAAGCCATTATCCGAGTGAACACGTAG
- the tpx gene encoding thiol peroxidase: protein MAKITLKGNAIETVGDLPAVGSQAPAFTLVKQDLSELTLASLAGSRVVLNIFPSIDTGTCATSVRKFNEKAAALSNTKIVCVSADLPFALGRFCGAEGIDKVSVGSVFRNPEFGQQYGVRFNSGPLTGLLSRSIVVIDERGKVLYTEQVAETVNEPNYDAALAALK, encoded by the coding sequence ATGGCTAAGATTACACTCAAAGGTAACGCGATCGAAACGGTTGGCGATCTACCAGCGGTGGGCTCACAAGCACCTGCATTTACGCTGGTCAAGCAAGATTTGTCCGAGTTAACACTGGCGTCCCTGGCGGGTAGCCGCGTGGTGCTGAATATCTTCCCCAGCATCGATACGGGCACATGTGCGACGAGCGTGCGCAAGTTCAATGAAAAAGCGGCAGCGCTGAGCAATACTAAAATCGTGTGCGTGTCGGCGGATCTACCGTTTGCGCTGGGCAGATTCTGTGGAGCTGAAGGCATCGACAAAGTCAGCGTGGGGTCGGTCTTCCGCAATCCAGAATTTGGACAGCAGTATGGCGTGCGATTCAATAGCGGCCCGCTCACTGGTCTGCTTTCGCGGAGCATCGTGGTCATCGACGAACGCGGTAAAGTGCTGTATACCGAACAAGTTGCCGAGACGGTCAACGAACCGAACTACGATGCGGCGTTGGCGGCGTTGAAGTAG